The proteins below are encoded in one region of Thermococcus peptonophilus:
- a CDS encoding phosphoadenosine phosphosulfate reductase domain-containing protein, with amino-acid sequence MFTVVARARKDTKALQYINERNYGGFLGVKSLGGGRSFEEIEDSLNEVLGEPYIPIFLFGEKEKALMEDIIEVVKEGERPFYARLLRTKKVRNMRVDELYAHLEEIKARFRLGIEWKNAYSLNPENPFGVEMHPDYDIYLAIGDGFKKAMKSLLDVDLGENSIVLRKLMNQEVYFSGPNKVAEVSKKLGFPTEVLWRCPCTEDVSLDELIAANRDYIEAFANASKEFLRRFEGYDIVVPWSGGKDSTAALILAKETFGEVNAVYVRMEYDMPETEEYIEKLAGKLGVNLIRVDVPMPIDKFGMPTHRNRWCTKMKVEALYNAVSEFENPLLVVGDRDGESARRRLKPPVVERKTDFGQILEVMPIKFWSGMMVQLFILMRGFDLHPLYYEGFYRLGCTVCPSLAEWEVELLKRKGVKDLPLTYASSGAGEVRGRE; translated from the coding sequence ATGTTCACAGTCGTCGCAAGAGCCAGAAAGGACACAAAGGCCCTCCAGTACATAAACGAACGCAACTACGGCGGCTTTCTCGGGGTTAAAAGCCTCGGAGGTGGAAGAAGCTTTGAAGAGATAGAGGATAGTCTTAACGAGGTTCTTGGAGAACCCTACATCCCTATATTCCTCTTCGGGGAGAAGGAGAAGGCTCTCATGGAGGATATCATCGAGGTTGTGAAGGAAGGCGAAAGGCCGTTCTACGCGAGGCTTTTGAGGACCAAGAAGGTTCGAAACATGCGCGTTGATGAGCTATACGCCCACCTTGAGGAGATAAAAGCTCGCTTCAGGCTCGGAATCGAGTGGAAGAACGCTTATTCTCTCAATCCTGAGAACCCTTTTGGAGTAGAAATGCACCCCGACTACGACATCTATCTGGCTATTGGTGATGGTTTTAAAAAGGCCATGAAGTCCCTCCTTGACGTTGATCTCGGCGAGAACTCTATCGTTCTTAGGAAGCTGATGAACCAGGAGGTTTACTTCTCGGGTCCGAATAAAGTTGCCGAGGTTAGCAAGAAGCTCGGCTTTCCGACCGAGGTTCTCTGGAGGTGTCCCTGCACGGAGGATGTTTCCCTTGATGAATTGATAGCCGCAAACAGAGACTACATCGAGGCTTTTGCAAACGCGAGCAAAGAGTTCCTGAGGAGATTTGAAGGATACGATATAGTTGTTCCCTGGAGCGGGGGGAAGGACTCTACGGCGGCCCTCATACTGGCAAAGGAAACGTTCGGTGAAGTTAATGCGGTCTACGTCAGGATGGAGTACGACATGCCGGAGACGGAGGAATACATCGAGAAGCTCGCAGGAAAGCTGGGCGTCAACCTGATTAGGGTTGATGTTCCGATGCCAATAGACAAGTTCGGCATGCCGACCCATAGAAACCGCTGGTGCACCAAGATGAAGGTCGAGGCCCTCTACAATGCAGTCAGCGAGTTTGAGAACCCGCTTTTAGTCGTCGGTGACCGCGATGGAGAGAGTGCCAGGAGGCGCCTAAAGCCACCTGTAGTTGAGAGAAAAACAGATTTTGGCCAAATCCTTGAGGTTATGCCCATAAAGTTCTGGAGTGGGATGATGGTTCAGCTGTTCATCCTCATGAGGGGCTTTGATCTCCATCCGCTCTACTATGAGGGCTTCTACAGGCTCGGATGTACCGTCTGCCCGAGCCTTGCGGAATGGGAAGTTGAGCTTTTGAAAAGAAAAGGCGTAAAAGACCTCCCGCTCACCTACGCTTCCTCAGGAGCGGGAGAAGTGCGAGGGCGAGAATGA
- a CDS encoding DUF257 domain-containing protein, with amino-acid sequence MVGVSKTDLREFLSAFYPGETVLIEYDTVSMPEVLFYLIYLNRENRPVLIDDVADTLCETLTKLEFMGFDVSGFNDVPVIKIGGGERNCGNVLGEVDVDRYSLDVSYYGRIVEKASFNDVVLNPVLGVHKLFLALERRGALRLVKNVAMFEGDRRRIAFYFINRDVVEMSYPGLLPLLEEIASTVITWTFNGEEFVLYVSKSANLRVMGKGLSFTLDEISSL; translated from the coding sequence GTGGTCGGCGTGTCCAAAACTGATCTTCGTGAGTTTTTGTCGGCGTTTTATCCTGGTGAGACGGTGTTGATTGAGTACGACACGGTTTCAATGCCCGAAGTGCTGTTCTACCTCATATACCTGAACAGGGAAAACCGACCGGTGCTTATCGACGACGTTGCTGATACTCTCTGTGAAACTCTCACCAAACTTGAGTTCATGGGATTTGACGTTTCCGGGTTCAACGATGTGCCTGTTATTAAAATAGGTGGTGGGGAAAGAAACTGCGGCAACGTTCTCGGCGAGGTTGACGTTGACAGGTATTCCCTGGATGTAAGCTACTACGGCAGGATAGTTGAGAAGGCGTCCTTCAATGACGTCGTTCTAAACCCGGTTCTCGGAGTCCACAAGCTTTTCCTTGCTCTCGAAAGGAGGGGAGCCCTCAGGCTCGTCAAGAACGTAGCAATGTTTGAGGGTGACAGGAGGAGGATAGCCTTTTACTTCATCAACAGGGACGTGGTTGAAATGTCTTACCCCGGGCTTCTGCCTCTCCTAGAGGAGATCGCGAGTACAGTGATTACGTGGACGTTTAATGGTGAAGAATTTGTTCTTTACGTTTCAAAGTCCGCAAACCTGCGCGTCATGGGAAAAGGACTCTCGTTTACCCTCGATGAAATCTCTTCCCTTTAG
- a CDS encoding TldD/PmbA family protein, with translation MIDVIESLAEILNSKNVEWEIYWESGRSGSFRIEREALERSQRKFYSGISLRVGLNGKLGFSYITGIHHSLSELEKFVERTMKLAKVSEVPFRGFPVPSKVPGVKGIYDRRIEEIPFEDAHALALQYAEKMRELKGKETLSGSISLAFERYGVVNSNGVELEASSTYMGVSTYAVREDRPGNGSFYQSYRSLQGVEALEEAILKAKEDAELSARARKVEPYDGELVLEPEAVMSVVEVLLENFYGDEVYYGRSRFFTLGEPVASDAFTLVDDSTLEGLPGSYPFDGEGTPGQRSYLIENGILKGFLLDHTYAALLGLKSTGNAVRSFRTTPSIGASNLVVEPGEESLEDFEGVIIKSVFGEHTANPVSGDFSLPVGLGYVVKNGEVIPFKDNMLVGNVFDLLKTAEPGRVVKRISSFMAPRVKVHAKIV, from the coding sequence ATGATTGATGTTATTGAGAGCCTAGCTGAAATCCTGAACTCGAAGAACGTGGAGTGGGAGATTTACTGGGAGAGCGGGAGGAGCGGTTCTTTCAGGATAGAGAGAGAAGCCCTCGAACGCTCCCAGAGGAAGTTCTACTCCGGCATTAGTCTCAGGGTGGGACTGAACGGAAAGCTCGGCTTCTCGTACATAACCGGCATCCACCACTCTCTTTCAGAGCTTGAAAAGTTCGTGGAGCGGACGATGAAGCTGGCTAAGGTCAGCGAGGTTCCCTTCAGGGGCTTCCCGGTTCCGTCTAAAGTTCCCGGGGTCAAGGGAATATACGACAGGAGAATCGAAGAGATACCCTTTGAAGATGCGCACGCCCTTGCGCTCCAGTATGCTGAGAAAATGAGGGAGCTGAAGGGAAAAGAGACCCTTTCGGGTTCGATTTCTCTAGCCTTTGAGAGGTATGGTGTCGTGAACTCCAACGGAGTTGAGCTTGAAGCCTCCTCAACGTACATGGGAGTTTCCACCTACGCCGTTAGGGAAGACAGGCCCGGAAACGGTTCTTTCTATCAGAGCTACCGCTCCCTCCAGGGCGTTGAGGCCTTAGAGGAGGCCATACTGAAGGCAAAGGAGGATGCAGAGCTCAGCGCAAGGGCCAGGAAGGTCGAACCCTACGATGGAGAACTCGTGCTTGAGCCCGAGGCGGTCATGTCCGTTGTGGAGGTCCTTCTTGAGAACTTCTACGGTGATGAGGTTTACTACGGCAGGAGCAGGTTTTTCACTCTCGGGGAGCCGGTTGCCTCCGATGCCTTTACCCTCGTGGACGACTCAACCCTCGAAGGTCTCCCGGGGAGCTATCCCTTCGACGGTGAGGGTACGCCGGGTCAGAGGAGCTACCTGATCGAGAACGGTATTCTAAAGGGCTTTCTCCTCGACCACACCTACGCCGCCCTTCTCGGCCTAAAGAGCACTGGAAACGCGGTGAGGAGCTTCAGAACAACACCTTCAATAGGAGCGAGCAACCTTGTGGTCGAACCTGGAGAGGAAAGCCTGGAGGACTTTGAGGGGGTCATCATAAAGAGTGTTTTCGGTGAGCACACTGCCAACCCCGTCAGCGGGGACTTTTCACTTCCAGTTGGTCTCGGCTACGTTGTCAAAAATGGAGAGGTCATCCCCTTTAAGGACAACATGCTAGTTGGCAACGTCTTTGATCTCCTAAAAACAGCCGAGCCTGGAAGGGTCGTTAAAAGAATTTCCTCATTTATGGCTCCGAGGGTTAAGGTTCACGCAAAGATTGTTTAA
- a CDS encoding RAD55 family ATPase, producing the protein MKMYVGELLKNLDRIPSGVPGLDDLIGGGFLPGRVYLVSGPPGSGKTTLGMQFLAEGAKNDEKGLFIALFETPDLIVRDMLRYNLGILEYVNSKKIVFYDLGEILLSANRELSWDELFKLLLEIIKREGAQRVVIDSFSLFESFVTNPEGKRKELGRFVRKLRTMDITTLLLSEMLSSEKYTDEYYLADGVIVLHHFMRNYQMVRAIQILKMRGVPHDSNLKRMRFTNEGITVYKEAPI; encoded by the coding sequence ATGAAGATGTACGTTGGAGAACTTTTAAAGAACCTTGACAGGATACCGAGTGGGGTCCCTGGACTTGACGACTTAATAGGTGGCGGTTTTCTTCCGGGTAGAGTTTATCTCGTGAGTGGACCACCCGGAAGCGGAAAGACCACACTTGGGATGCAGTTTCTTGCTGAGGGTGCCAAAAACGACGAAAAAGGTCTTTTCATAGCACTTTTTGAAACGCCAGACCTCATAGTGAGGGATATGCTGCGGTACAATCTGGGAATTCTTGAATACGTGAATTCAAAGAAGATTGTCTTTTACGACCTCGGTGAAATTCTCCTTAGTGCAAATCGCGAGCTGAGCTGGGATGAACTTTTCAAGCTTCTCCTGGAGATTATCAAGAGGGAAGGGGCTCAAAGGGTTGTAATAGATTCCTTCAGCCTCTTTGAGTCTTTCGTTACAAACCCCGAAGGGAAGAGGAAGGAACTGGGCCGTTTCGTCAGAAAGCTCCGCACCATGGATATAACGACGCTCCTCCTCTCTGAAATGCTGAGCTCCGAAAAGTACACCGACGAGTACTATCTCGCTGACGGCGTCATCGTACTCCACCACTTCATGCGCAACTACCAGATGGTCAGGGCGATCCAGATACTCAAGATGAGGGGCGTGCCCCACGACAGCAACCTCAAGAGGATGCGCTTTACGAACGAGGGTATAACTGTTTATAAGGAGGCACCGATATGA
- a CDS encoding TldD/PmbA family protein, with product MEVERLMRSAEELARKHGVDYYEIRISRVVMTEVSMSNGQLRGLSSNSETGIGARAFNGAWGFSSANDFGRFERAIETAMKIAKLSQGDSKIYTGDPVVDDAEMPVKKPFSEINIEDKVALVKEADSMLTGEKIVNRNVSYRDTIVETFYFNSLGSEIRTVVPRIRFGFSVTAKESGEMQQYWKSFGGTLGWEMVEGIDFSYWTSTVVEKAKELLKASSPPSGEFPVIADPELTGLFIHEALGHAVEADLVKNGDSILAGKLGQRIAVDELTVVDDPTLPGKFGSYIYDDEGIRAKRVEIIRDGVLVNYLNDRETAQYFDLEPNGHGRAQSYAHQPLVRMGNTYVEAGDWSFEEMLEEVKYGLYMIGDKGGQVDTANGTFTFGAKEGYIIENGELREMVRDVALSGKILDVLRGIRAIGRDVRIEYPGYCGKGQTVPVDDGGPHILTKALVGGLR from the coding sequence ATGGAAGTTGAGAGACTCATGAGGTCTGCGGAAGAGCTGGCGAGAAAGCACGGGGTTGATTATTATGAAATCAGGATCTCAAGGGTGGTCATGACCGAGGTGTCTATGAGCAACGGCCAGCTCAGGGGGCTTTCCAGTAACTCTGAGACGGGAATAGGTGCAAGAGCCTTCAACGGCGCGTGGGGGTTTTCAAGCGCAAACGACTTCGGAAGGTTTGAGAGAGCGATAGAAACAGCCATGAAAATAGCTAAGCTCTCCCAGGGAGACTCAAAGATATACACTGGTGATCCCGTTGTGGATGACGCCGAAATGCCCGTGAAAAAGCCCTTCTCTGAGATAAACATCGAGGACAAGGTTGCCCTTGTGAAAGAGGCGGATTCCATGCTCACAGGGGAAAAGATCGTGAACAGAAACGTCTCTTATCGCGATACTATTGTGGAAACCTTCTATTTCAACTCCCTCGGGAGCGAGATAAGGACGGTTGTTCCCAGGATACGCTTTGGGTTTTCCGTAACTGCGAAGGAGAGCGGGGAGATGCAGCAGTACTGGAAGAGCTTCGGGGGAACTCTCGGCTGGGAGATGGTTGAGGGGATTGACTTTTCTTATTGGACTTCCACAGTGGTGGAAAAGGCTAAAGAACTGTTAAAAGCCAGTTCCCCCCCGTCGGGCGAGTTCCCGGTAATAGCCGACCCGGAGCTTACTGGCCTCTTCATCCACGAGGCGCTTGGGCATGCAGTCGAGGCAGACCTCGTGAAGAACGGAGACAGCATTTTGGCTGGAAAACTGGGTCAGAGGATAGCGGTTGATGAGCTCACAGTCGTTGATGACCCAACGCTCCCGGGCAAGTTCGGCTCCTACATCTACGACGACGAGGGAATAAGGGCCAAGAGGGTTGAGATTATCCGCGACGGTGTCCTGGTGAACTACCTCAACGACCGCGAGACTGCCCAGTACTTCGACCTTGAGCCGAACGGCCACGGGAGGGCGCAGAGCTACGCTCACCAGCCCCTCGTAAGGATGGGCAACACATACGTTGAAGCTGGCGACTGGTCGTTCGAGGAAATGCTCGAGGAGGTCAAGTACGGGTTGTACATGATAGGCGACAAGGGAGGACAGGTGGACACCGCCAACGGAACCTTCACCTTCGGTGCGAAAGAAGGCTACATAATCGAGAACGGAGAGCTTAGGGAAATGGTGCGCGACGTTGCTCTCTCCGGAAAGATCCTCGACGTTCTCAGGGGCATCCGCGCCATTGGAAGGGACGTCAGGATTGAGTATCCCGGATACTGTGGCAAGGGGCAGACGGTTCCCGTGGACGATGGCGGCCCGCACATACTCACGAAGGCCCTGGTGGGGGGATTGAGATGA
- a CDS encoding M20 family metallopeptidase — protein sequence MDEVELLKKLVSIKSPFGGEHGISKFVASLLEESGIKTETVPVEGFGDDVVAYLDGKGPTVVLNGHMDTVHLSQGWTRHPWSELEGDRLYGLGSADMKGGLVALLAAFLEISKLPKKERPSVIFTAVSDEEGFSRGTWELIKSGKLDKADLVLVGEPTNEKLMLGARGRFVIEVKAKGKKAHAARPYLGINAVEELAKLVSNLNRIRMKKHQKLGKGSYCTLYFSGSADGLSVPDEAIAIIDRHVVVGEDWEKVRGELYRLAERVGIRAELKIEKYRRPTPEMLPYAVKENNRFVRRFKETYREVRGKEVEITYGASVGDFNYFGTYLGKPTLVFGPIGGNWHSADEWVSVSSVRRVKEVYLSFLKALAGLR from the coding sequence ATGGACGAGGTAGAACTCCTAAAAAAGCTCGTCTCAATAAAGTCCCCCTTCGGTGGGGAGCACGGGATTTCGAAGTTCGTAGCTTCACTCCTTGAGGAGAGTGGTATAAAGACAGAGACAGTTCCCGTTGAGGGTTTTGGTGATGATGTGGTCGCTTACCTCGATGGTAAAGGTCCAACTGTGGTTTTAAACGGCCATATGGACACGGTGCACTTATCCCAGGGATGGACGAGGCACCCCTGGAGTGAGCTCGAGGGTGACAGGTTATACGGACTCGGGAGCGCTGATATGAAAGGCGGACTGGTAGCACTTCTGGCAGCTTTTCTTGAGATTTCAAAGCTCCCCAAGAAGGAAAGGCCTAGCGTCATCTTCACTGCCGTCAGCGATGAGGAAGGCTTTTCGAGGGGAACTTGGGAGCTTATAAAAAGCGGCAAGCTCGACAAAGCTGATCTTGTTCTCGTCGGAGAGCCAACAAACGAGAAGCTCATGCTCGGTGCCAGGGGCAGGTTCGTGATTGAAGTGAAGGCAAAGGGAAAGAAGGCCCACGCGGCGAGACCTTACCTTGGCATCAACGCCGTGGAAGAGCTCGCCAAGCTCGTCTCCAACCTCAACAGGATACGGATGAAGAAGCATCAGAAGCTCGGAAAAGGCTCGTACTGCACCCTCTACTTCTCTGGCTCGGCTGATGGATTGAGCGTGCCAGACGAGGCAATTGCGATAATTGACAGGCACGTGGTCGTTGGTGAGGACTGGGAGAAGGTTAGGGGAGAACTCTACAGGCTCGCAGAAAGGGTTGGTATAAGGGCCGAGCTTAAGATAGAAAAATACAGGCGCCCAACTCCTGAGATGCTCCCTTATGCTGTGAAGGAGAACAACAGGTTCGTCAGGCGGTTCAAGGAAACATACCGGGAAGTTAGAGGTAAGGAAGTTGAAATTACCTATGGAGCGAGCGTTGGGGACTTCAACTACTTCGGAACTTATCTGGGCAAACCAACGCTCGTCTTCGGGCCAATCGGGGGCAACTGGCACTCCGCCGACGAGTGGGTCAGTGTCTCATCCGTCAGGCGGGTCAAGGAAGTCTACCTGAGCTTCCTAAAGGCGTTGGCTGGCCTCAGATAA
- a CDS encoding alpha-amylase family glycosyl hydrolase: protein MGRLIPAVLILLLITPIASAWEVPERGVIYQVMVDRFYDGNTSNNEPFYDPTHSNYRLYWGGDLEGLIEKLDYIKSLGVSMIWVSPLNDNINSLAYGSAPYHGYWTRDYRRIEEHFGDWNDFRRLVKEAEKRGICVIVDYVLNHSNPVNDGEYGALYDNGTFVTDYFKDTKNAEVDPITGIRENIYHHNGNIFTWSGIPLKYANLYGLSDFNQLNPWVDSYLTEGAMLFVDSGACGLRIDAVKHMELGWLETFYLRLYSKGPLFIYGEYFTPSLQKGDDLYEFYRYSNVSPVLSIPIREDIVRTFAFFGGLDKLSEELEDYYSHFVYPTKAVNFLDSHDLVRFLNAGDRKDEIQRFHMALALTLTLPGIPVIYYGDESYLASKDGRGDPYNRPMMVFDNTTEASRIIRTLAGLRKTNDALAFGDFRTLTASYETWAFERTFGNHSLLVVMNKGPAVNLTFSIDWPDGTYRDALYGGEMAVSGGKASVYLPRDSVYVFHTEGEQKIPLIGSITPYAAQPGQKIVIGGAGFGKGGKVIIGDREAKVLSWGDGKIVVEVPRLETLAAWVNVTVLSGGRRSSPRPLHYYSGNDVPALIALNASFVGDVSGTLWLIGDLPELGEPRPLLKSSTGYYFTVAPLPEGVPFSVRFYEGKAWGVLRPLNLTLYGVGNRTVILTEKPPRILEGQKSSGERALFYALPVILTAVLALVIWKQKG from the coding sequence ATGGGGCGGTTGATTCCAGCAGTGCTGATACTCCTACTCATTACTCCCATCGCCTCTGCCTGGGAAGTTCCCGAGCGGGGGGTAATATACCAGGTTATGGTGGATCGCTTTTACGACGGCAACACCTCAAATAACGAACCGTTCTACGACCCGACTCACTCCAACTACCGCCTCTACTGGGGTGGAGATTTAGAGGGCCTCATTGAGAAGCTCGACTACATAAAGAGCCTTGGAGTCTCAATGATATGGGTCTCGCCGCTCAACGACAACATCAACTCCCTTGCCTACGGGAGCGCTCCCTATCACGGCTACTGGACGAGGGACTACAGGAGAATTGAGGAGCACTTTGGGGACTGGAACGACTTCAGACGGCTCGTGAAAGAGGCAGAGAAGCGGGGAATCTGCGTAATCGTTGACTACGTGCTCAACCACTCGAACCCGGTGAACGACGGTGAATATGGTGCCCTCTACGACAACGGCACCTTTGTGACGGACTACTTCAAGGACACGAAGAACGCTGAAGTGGACCCGATTACCGGAATCCGTGAGAACATCTACCACCACAACGGCAACATCTTCACGTGGAGCGGGATACCGCTCAAGTACGCAAACCTCTACGGCCTCTCTGACTTCAATCAGCTCAACCCGTGGGTGGATTCATACCTCACCGAGGGGGCCATGCTCTTCGTTGACTCAGGTGCCTGCGGCCTCAGAATAGACGCCGTCAAGCACATGGAGCTCGGGTGGCTTGAGACCTTCTACCTCCGCCTCTACTCCAAAGGGCCGCTCTTCATCTACGGCGAGTACTTCACGCCCTCCCTCCAGAAGGGTGATGACCTCTACGAGTTCTACCGCTACTCGAACGTCTCCCCGGTTCTTAGCATTCCAATCAGGGAGGACATTGTGAGGACCTTCGCCTTCTTCGGCGGCCTCGACAAGCTCTCCGAGGAGCTTGAGGACTACTACTCCCACTTCGTCTATCCAACAAAGGCGGTGAACTTTCTCGACAGCCACGACCTCGTCCGCTTTTTAAATGCTGGCGATAGGAAGGACGAGATCCAGCGCTTTCACATGGCCCTCGCTTTAACCTTAACCCTGCCCGGGATTCCTGTGATCTACTACGGCGACGAGAGCTACCTCGCTAGCAAGGACGGAAGGGGCGACCCCTACAACAGGCCGATGATGGTCTTCGACAACACCACCGAAGCTTCTAGAATAATTCGCACCCTTGCAGGGCTGAGAAAGACCAACGATGCCCTCGCCTTCGGGGACTTCAGAACCCTAACTGCATCCTACGAGACCTGGGCCTTCGAGAGAACTTTTGGGAACCACAGCCTCCTCGTGGTCATGAACAAGGGGCCTGCGGTCAACCTGACTTTCTCCATAGACTGGCCCGACGGCACATACCGCGACGCCCTCTACGGTGGGGAGATGGCCGTATCGGGCGGGAAGGCCTCTGTTTATCTCCCGAGGGACAGCGTCTACGTCTTCCACACCGAGGGAGAGCAGAAAATCCCTCTCATCGGCTCAATAACTCCCTACGCGGCCCAGCCAGGCCAGAAGATAGTCATCGGGGGTGCAGGATTTGGAAAGGGTGGCAAGGTCATAATCGGCGATAGGGAGGCAAAGGTTCTGTCCTGGGGGGATGGGAAGATAGTCGTTGAGGTTCCCCGTCTGGAGACCTTGGCGGCATGGGTGAACGTTACGGTCCTTTCCGGCGGAAGGAGAAGCTCTCCGAGGCCGCTCCACTACTACTCCGGAAACGACGTTCCCGCGCTCATAGCCCTCAACGCCAGCTTCGTGGGGGATGTCTCCGGAACGCTGTGGCTCATCGGCGACCTGCCGGAGCTTGGGGAACCGAGGCCTCTCCTGAAGTCGTCAACCGGCTATTACTTCACGGTTGCTCCGCTCCCGGAGGGCGTGCCGTTCTCCGTTAGATTCTATGAGGGGAAAGCCTGGGGTGTTTTAAGGCCGCTGAACTTGACTCTCTACGGCGTTGGGAACAGAACCGTTATCCTTACTGAGAAGCCTCCGAGGATTCTAGAGGGACAGAAGTCGAGTGGAGAGAGGGCCCTCTTCTATGCCCTACCGGTAATCTTGACAGCGGTTTTAGCCCTTGTAATCTGGAAACAAAAAGGATGA
- a CDS encoding S16 family serine protease gives MKRALSILLAAFLIASLVVTPVKAQCPSEGTTVVLKAPAVSKTPDGRLVGVATDFVITVAPGSGHVYVETWPLSEVDMQASARLAAQIAGKVTGKDMSKYDVFIQVKTDTPIIGGPSAGGTMTVGIIAALMGWKVNPKVMMTGMINPDGTIGPVGGILEKASAAASVGAKLFLIPQGQRIQVIQETQQKSIGGIVQVVQTKSEKVDVVEYAKERWGLEVKEVSDIYEAVYYFTGHMLPKPKAPANVLIDTSFLKDDAVKDYQNTTAYYESVKEKLKKSNVDYSTYTVLKEALDQAKAILDDAKEALDSGMYYTALSKDFQARIVLRHIDWYISVESPEDVANLLTSVNSYINQTESLVSSMEIRGMTMLQAVAAAEERVEDAKASLQEGWKYYYSADYWDAVDKAAYAYERAQTARFWAKLGERFAKGEVIDREELKDTARNYIDESSLIVTYIESMYGNVIGNDLLDTIQKAEQYYGDGKYSAAIFTAMEARVRGEVFLDTLGIDNETILREKLREMKEAAKTAIGIAQMNGLHPLLSVAYYEFAESYEKGNTTDDLVNAMIFYQYARESAGVFLIKVNESTPNVPSNETAIPALPTNTNTNGGSTSTPSATSTSTPSSGIQSVCGPAFILALALLPLLRKRR, from the coding sequence ATGAAAAGGGCACTTTCCATTCTGCTGGCAGCGTTCCTCATAGCATCGTTGGTAGTAACCCCAGTGAAGGCGCAGTGCCCCTCAGAGGGAACCACTGTCGTCTTGAAGGCACCTGCCGTCTCAAAGACTCCAGATGGACGGCTCGTCGGTGTAGCCACGGACTTCGTGATAACCGTCGCGCCGGGCAGCGGGCACGTTTACGTCGAGACCTGGCCCCTCTCAGAGGTGGACATGCAGGCCAGCGCGAGGCTGGCGGCGCAAATAGCTGGAAAGGTAACGGGCAAAGACATGAGCAAGTACGACGTCTTCATACAGGTCAAAACGGACACGCCGATCATAGGCGGGCCATCGGCAGGAGGAACAATGACAGTGGGCATAATCGCCGCCCTCATGGGGTGGAAGGTAAACCCAAAGGTAATGATGACTGGAATGATAAACCCCGACGGAACGATAGGCCCTGTCGGTGGAATCCTTGAGAAGGCTTCAGCGGCCGCTTCGGTCGGGGCAAAGCTTTTCCTCATCCCCCAGGGCCAGAGGATTCAGGTCATCCAGGAGACCCAGCAGAAGAGCATAGGCGGGATAGTGCAGGTCGTGCAGACAAAGAGCGAGAAGGTTGACGTCGTTGAATACGCAAAGGAGCGCTGGGGCCTCGAGGTTAAGGAGGTAAGCGACATATACGAGGCCGTCTACTACTTCACCGGCCACATGCTCCCCAAGCCGAAGGCACCGGCCAACGTCCTTATAGACACTTCCTTCCTCAAGGACGACGCCGTCAAAGACTACCAGAACACCACTGCCTACTACGAGAGCGTTAAGGAGAAGCTGAAAAAGAGCAACGTGGATTATTCCACCTACACGGTCCTCAAAGAGGCACTGGATCAGGCAAAGGCCATACTTGATGACGCTAAAGAAGCTTTGGACTCTGGAATGTACTACACGGCCCTCAGCAAGGACTTCCAGGCGAGGATAGTCCTGAGGCACATTGACTGGTACATCAGCGTTGAGAGCCCAGAGGACGTTGCGAACCTTCTGACTAGTGTAAACTCTTACATAAACCAGACCGAAAGCCTAGTATCGTCCATGGAGATAAGGGGCATGACGATGCTCCAGGCGGTTGCCGCCGCCGAAGAGAGGGTAGAGGATGCCAAGGCGAGCCTCCAGGAAGGCTGGAAGTACTACTACAGCGCCGACTACTGGGACGCCGTTGATAAAGCCGCCTACGCCTATGAGAGAGCGCAGACCGCGCGCTTCTGGGCCAAACTTGGTGAGAGGTTCGCAAAGGGTGAGGTTATAGATAGGGAAGAGCTCAAAGACACTGCAAGAAACTACATAGATGAGTCAAGCCTTATAGTGACCTACATCGAGTCCATGTACGGAAACGTCATAGGGAACGACCTCCTAGATACGATCCAAAAGGCAGAGCAGTACTACGGGGACGGGAAGTACTCAGCGGCAATCTTCACCGCTATGGAAGCGAGGGTTCGCGGGGAGGTGTTCCTTGACACCCTCGGAATAGACAACGAGACCATCCTAAGGGAGAAACTTCGGGAAATGAAAGAGGCAGCGAAGACGGCCATAGGAATAGCGCAGATGAACGGACTCCATCCGCTCCTCTCGGTAGCATACTACGAGTTCGCCGAGAGCTACGAGAAGGGCAACACCACCGACGATCTAGTAAATGCGATGATATTCTACCAGTATGCAAGGGAGAGCGCCGGCGTGTTCCTGATAAAGGTGAACGAGAGCACACCAAACGTTCCAAGCAACGAAACTGCCATACCAGCCCTGCCAACCAATACGAACACAAACGGCGGAAGTACTTCCACGCCGAGCGCAACCTCAACAAGTACCCCAAGCTCGGGGATACAATCGGTCTGCGGTCCAGCTTTCATTCTCGCCCTCGCACTTCTCCCGCTCCTGAGGAAGCGTAGGTGA